The Prinia subflava isolate CZ2003 ecotype Zambia chromosome 7, Cam_Psub_1.2, whole genome shotgun sequence genome includes the window TATAAATTGCTTTGAGATCTTTTCAGAGTAAGCCTCCTAGAGCTACAGCGTCCTTTTTTtttgataatttaattttaatgttaattttcaGAAGCAAGATAAAACATTGCTTTACAACATTTTTCTACAGTGCTAACAAGAGTAGCTAAGGAGAAAGACCTCCATATTTAATCACTGTTTCAGGACTACCGTTTCAAAAAGGCGCTTAACAGCTGAAATTCATCAGTCTTTACAAGAGCAGTGCAGCTTCTGTGAGTGACATTTCTCTAAAGAAGGCTTTTCAGTGAGAGCCTGCAGATTTCACAAAGTCTTTTGTTGTTCTGGTGTCAAGGTCATGCAGCCTTCCTAACCAACATGTGAAGAAGTTCTGACACATACAAAATCAACATAATAGTTGTCTTTGATGCCTTTAGGCAGTACTAGTAGTTTGGTATAATTTTACATAGCTGACAATTGTTTAATTGTGAAGTTTGTGAAGAAAGACTTTCTTCAGTGCTTCATCCTTCTTgccatttttgttttaatcttgtCTTATGGTAGATCAGCCTTCTTTTTTTACTCCATATAATTACTCTGTTGCCTCTTGATACTGATACTGAGAAGCAATCCGTATTAGTACTACTCTTCCTTGTATGCTCAGGAAGAGCGAATAGTTTGGATTGTCACTATATGTTTAGGATTGCATTTTTTATCTGAACAATAATcaattaggaaaaagaaaataccttcATTTTTGCTGCTGGTGTTAATCCATTCATTAACTGGCAAAGCTGATGAATGAGTGGTGTCTTTAGAGGATGAGCATGCTGCCTTCCCAGTGTAGACAAGGTGATCTGGTTATAACCTGTGTGATTTGAGTGACAGTTCAGCTTGCTGCTCTAGTTGTAGAGTTGGATCAATGTTAATAAAGAGTGGAATGAAGAAGGGTTGTAGATACAATAATGATCTCTCTGAGGTCTTTCAAGGGGGTAAAGAAAACCATGGTTTTACTTTTATCACTGTTCACATATTGAACTGATAGCTGAGTCatgttttctttaaactgaGAATAAACAGGCTCTGTAAGTGTATGATGTCCTTTGTCATATTTACACTTCTAGCCTTAATTGCCTAAAGACCAGCTCTTGAAAACTTGCCTAATCTAGCAGTAATTCTCCAAAGTATTACCTTTATGTCCCAGCACAATAACTTTTGTACAATTAATAACCTAAAGTCTAGTCTGAGTTTTGTTATCTTGGAACGCTTGTGAAAAGTACATTTGTGACTTGCTGTCTAGAATGCTCAGGGGATGGTACATTTGTGCCCCGAAATGTAGGTAAATCTGTAATAGTTATTGCCAGATTAAGCAGTCTGTAGATGTATACTGCTTTGAAAgcaattatttataaaacacatGAAATAGAGAAATTTAAGGAGTGCTGTTACAGACCTCACCATGATTAACAGACTAGATCTAGTCAGGTAGCATTTTTAGGCGTTTTCTGTGCTATTCAAATAATATAACAGCACTTTCAAGGCTGTCCTTATTGTCAAAATGTTTCTATTAATATAGTTAGAATGAGTTGCTGAGATAATATTTTAGCAGAAAAAGTATGGTTGTTCTTAACTGTCTGCATTAAGTAATTTCCAGTGTGAAACGAGAAACATCAATTGGTACAGACTCTAGTAAAACAGAGTCTATGTCTACTGAAATGCTATTTCAGTAATTGTTCCAATTTGTAGAGGTTTATTAGGATACATTTATTCTGTGACATTCCTACCTATTTCATgtttgcaatttaaaaataaaaagaatctaaTAGAATATCCTATTATAAGCACCCTAAtggatttaaataaaaaggcaaaaatagtTCCAGCATAATTAAATTGAGTGCTGTGGTATACTAGAAATGCTCAGTGGAATTTGAAGCACATAGGAAGAAATACGCTAAAAGCACAGTAATTATACAATAAATCTCTTAAAATATCTACATTATTGGTGCTGGGAGGGGcggaataaaataaaacccctctGCCACTGTGAGGCCTGGAAATAATAGCAAGTGTATGTTTCTTTTAAAGCCTCTTGAACAAGAATTGGGCATTAGGACACTGTTTTAGTGTAGTATGAATATCACCCATGCTTCTCCcccacctttttctttttagagacAAGAGAGTAGCAACTTGTGTGAATGACAACACATAGAGAATGCTGTTCTGTCTATTaaagagaaatgtaaacatGTGAGATTGTATTTTTAGAGGTAGTAGGATATGCCATTGTATAGATATTGAAGAAATCTCTAATTGAGATAAAGGTGCAATGAAAATAGTTTGTGTTGTTGTAATTAAGGGCCATTTATAAGAAGTATTGACTTGAGACAGAATTTAGATTGCCTTGGCAATCTTTATTGTTGCATGTCAGCTTCTGAGAGCCGTGTTTTGTCCTTGTCTCTGTGGTCAAAAAACAAGCTATGAGAATCCCATGACATTGGTGTGTGGAACCAAGTAGCACATCAGCATGAGAGAACTGGATTCAGCACCTTCATGGACTAGCAATATAATTATTCTTTTTGGGTCAGGCTCTTAAAGTAAGAATAATAGACAGATTCTTTCTTTGGGGTTTCAGAATTATTTGCTCTGAGAGTGAGGAAAACTTGTGATGAAACTGGCATTATGTTCCAGGCCCCAGGAAAATAGTCATGTGTTAATTATTTAACCTTTGTCCATATCTTTAAAACTGATCCTTTCTGCCTGTGCCTCTTCATGCTGTTGTGAAGattcttcttctgcttctctcctttttgCTTCTGTTTGCATTTCTCCACCCtctactctctctctctctaggTCCTGCAGTGAGAGCAGGCCTTGCAGATCAGTGCTGTGAACAGTGAACCTGTGCTTTTTGGGCATGCTAAGTCCAAAGTCTCATACAGTCTGTCAAGTTCCAGCATAAGCTCCCAATCTCAAAGAAACAGAGAATGTAGATTTGTTGATATAATAATTTTTAGGGGTATCCATTACCAACAAactgctttccttttatttctaataTACAGTCCCACTATAGCAAaggcttttctctgctttcttcatTACAGGTTTAAGAGGAATGAAAATagcattaattaattagcattaattaattagcataCCAAGCCCTAAACTGAAACGAAATCTCTTTCAATGTGTTAAGGTTATCTCTGTTTGATAATGTGACAGAATTTGGAAGCATTGCTTAGAAGAATACGGAAGATATAAAACTTAGTTATCAAAAGAACTATTTTACTTAATTTGTTTCACCTTTGTATATAGAAAAGGAATAGAGTAAAATTGCTACCTGTTATTACTGAAATCCAATTTTGCCAACTAGCtaatttttaattccttctacccatcaggaaggagaaaaatggaagaagtattttaaaattaaattttgtctctttaaacaaaaatttgaCTATTTGGATGCCTTAGTCCATATAATGGACTTTATGAGACATTGCAGTGTTTAGTATTAGTATTGGATTTACAGGCCATTGAAGAAAGAGACCAGTGGTTcattgttaagaaaaaaaaaaagtcagattgCCTACATTTTTGTGTACCTTTTCCTCCACCTACTTTAAAAATTTAACAACAGGCTTTGTTAACAAAAACTATGATAAAACAGGTAAAGCAGAGTCAGAATTTTAGTGCAGTAATGTTGACTTCTGAAAAATCATGTAACATGAATTTGCTGAATTTTCAACCTAATGCAATTCAGTCATCATCCAGGTTTGAGCTTTCTGTGTACAATCCCATGACCTAAAAACTGCAATTAGAATATCCTCTActaggagagagaaaaaaaatcttgcaagTCTGAACTTTGCCACTCATCTCCTGCAATTCAAAGAAGTTTTAATGGTAAACACTGACAGGTCTTTATTACTAAACAGGCAGTTAAGTGTTGGACAGGATGGCTTTTTGGTCCCAAAGTAGGGGATAATTGCCAAGATCGAAATACTGAAGTTAACATGCTTTGGCAGAGCAAGAGGAAGTTCTCTTGAatgccctgtccccagctgtttGCCTCTTACACAAATAGAGTATTGGATACACTTCGTCTTCAGCAAGTATCATCATGATTCATTAGCCATAATGCAGCCAGTCATCAAACAATATAACCCAAACTTACTTCTCATGAGGTTGTGAAACTCTGAAGGAGAGAATTTATTGTGCTATTTAGAATGTTCTGCGTTCCTAAAACTTCTGACCTATTAATTtcaaaagcaatgaaaatgatgtctctgcttttctctcatCTGTTCCACCCAATAGATTTTTGAGTGTTGAGTGCAGTGAAGCCTAGGTAATTACCTGAAATTATTTGCTACCATTTGTATgttcttttgtgttttaaagagTTGTTTTCTAATGGGTGTGGTGCCATGCtcactgaaatacaaatatgaTTGTATCATACACAACTCTTGCTTATGTTAccagtcagaaaaaaattaaatttgtagATTTTGATGTTAATTCTAaagcagattttgttttcatgaacGTTTTTCTCACTTATTGGAGAAAGGGATAGCAAGGAAAGAATGAGTATTTTGGATAAGGAGATTCAACTTTGTTTTGATTCCTATTTAGAATATAATCTTTATGGAgttgtgaaaaatgtgagatgattaattcatgttcttatggtaaattggaaaattataaagctgtataaatttatatcaggtaaaagtccatgttttaggaggtttctccattcagaagggaacaaaagactttgcagctttctcaagtattgagaggggacctgttgagatgagccggtatcagcaactcacacctcgggagccaccttcacagaccatcaagcaatatcccccatatctcgaacattcatcaactataaggatccatagaaactgaacattaacacatggacttgggaggggagctcttttcaatccgaccggagatggatttgggtttgaatagctaaccaagaaacaaagggaaatatggggaaatattgccagaggcagaataaagagtataaaaaccaagcctcgaacatggcaaattcatgtacccagctagagacacagacggccagggtctatgtctatgggtcacccttggctctctttttcccgggagaaactctgtcaagtaagtgtcgctgtttgtgggggtttttttttattgcttaaaattctgtaatttgattccaaattttgtgatttgaattttaataaaccaaattattgaatttggtaataaattgtcctggcatttataataattttgacgcccaacagaggggccagttttgaatattctacggaccCCTGATTCTGACCGGGGGGCTCCCCGctgtaaaaagcggcctggcagagcgggtaagtccggaagaacaaactggctttacgaacccagaacccacaacagcgaAAGTATTAGGtgttaggacaagctagcttggagagggctcgggaactcagcaggggttttcccctggaaccgcggtatttTTTCACTCGTAAAAGTCGACGTGCAtgaagaatccacgcaggaaaaggaccgtaagtatagcatggttgagtggggtgaccaagtgcttgagaacgtatatgtgcgtgtgagtgtgtgtgaaacGCGTGATATttcgtgtgtgagtgttacccgacggggtgtgggagtcaccaggggtcctgaaaGAAAGAGGACGTCTCTTCGAGTTCGGGGactagtaagccttcttgaccgcgaccgaGTGGGGTCcgttaattttttcggtggcagTTACAGAGCCCTCAGTTGACTGAACttccacggaacggtcatccgttggatcattaagttaacggcaccgagttcggaaactcgggatttaatttttagtatctcataacttctgtgccacggggagtatgggattGTATCTCAGTAGAGATCAGGAGGATGATTTGTGGGAAGACTCGGCAGAGGTGGTCCCTGAGTCCCAAGGGGAAGCCCCTTGGGATGGATGTTGGAATATTGGAATGAATGTCCTGGAAGGAGATAGAGAAATATGTGGTCTGGCCAAAGTTCGGCACGTTTGAGTCCTGGACATGTCAGGCTTTGTGTAAATATGTCAGgaacaagaggaaaagggagataGACAAGTTAGAATGTGCGCCGTTGTGGGATGGATCCCAGTTTAGGGTGTATCCGGTAGGGGAGTTGGGAAAAAGGAATGAATGGGAGCCCCCGgactgccttcctcctccctgcaaaCCCCCGCCAGCGCCGGCCCCTGCCCCGATCCTGGAGCCCGCTCCCTACCCTGGTCCGCAGCGTACCCGGGTTCATCCCGCTACAGCCGCGGCACCGCCGGCGGAGAACGGGGTTTCACTAACCGAGACCCCTGCCCCATTGCTTTTCGCCACCCCGAAACCCCGCTCTTCCCTGGTTCGAGCCAGCGCATGTGCTCCGAACCAAAGCCGGTGCTCACATCCCCGGTGcgagggggaggaaaggaggggcggggggggggggggggtggagAAGCGGAGGCATTCAGTCAGGAGGAGATGTGTGACCGTGTtctaacaggagaaaaatgctaTGGGAAAAGCCTCTCTCGCAGCTTGGTGGTCAGGGTTAAGTCTGTCCCAACCCCCGCCTCCTCTGCGGCCTTCTCAGTGATAACATCAGCTGCGtcatccgagacccatgcgaGACCACGTGACCCGCGGCTGCCTGCCTCTCGCTCAAAAGGGATTCCCGAGAGGGAACTCAGTCCCCGCTCCTAGTCCTGACTTCAAACTCCTGGCCACCGATGctaaattacaaagaaaaagataggaaaaggaattaaaaaggaatttcgtttactcttttctttggtggtggtggatcttttacttcaggctgaatacattttggaggctccctagagttgtttgttttgctgaaatcGGCAGAGttcttggttttttctttcactaaaaACTAAAAACCCCAGCAGGCGATGAGGCGAGTGCAGTTCCCAGTTGCCGGgagacaaggagaaaaaaaaaaaaaaaaaaaagcggcAGTTTTTTTGGGAGGACAGGACGGCAGCCTGGAGCCGAAATtgacaaaagttttaaaaactgtaacAAAGGTGTGCTTAGCAATAGAATAGAGTTGATAAAGTGAAGAGAAAGGTTTTAAGGagtctttttcttgtttagaaTTGTGTAAATAGTGGTAGAAGCTAAACACTTGGAGTTGATGAATAACACTTTAGAAAAGGccaggatgctttttttttttttttctctctcactttaATCACCTGAATTTGTGTAGTTTTTGTCCAATATGGTGAAAGGGTGCAGATTGCTTTTTAGGCAGTTTACCCTCCCTTCTCTCTATTAACCGTTGTCAGAAGTAAGACACCAAAAAGTCACGCCCATATGCTTGTGCGGGAGAATGTAGGTATGGACTCCCTGTTCCCATGGGGTTTTCTTAGGAGAGCTTTAGAAACTGGTGTGTTTTCTGCTGGTTGGAGCTAGGCTGCTGAGGCTCAGCGAGATTGCCTTAGGGAGACGTATGAAAGTTTGCTTTGTAGTTGTGGACAGTGTAAAAAGCTATTTGTATTTCACGTATAAAAGGATATAGGGGTAGCTGTTTTTAAATGACTAGAACAGTAGGCATTGCAGTTGCTTGTTTATTGCATGTGAGGGTTTTTGTGTGCATGCTAGGATTGTGACCGATGTAGCTCATTGATGTTTGAAATGATTGCTACACTTTTGAGTTGGATTGTTagtttaaatatgaaataataatacagCGTTTGTGGAAGCAGGCAACGTGTTGCAAggagtttttttttctgttgattgAGTTTTTTGAAGCGTGTGACCAGTAGAGTCCGAGTTAAAATTGCTTCTTAATTGAACTGGCTATgattttttctgattctctgtaatctttatttttttgtgtgtttgcttgAAAGAAACAGGGAAGGGTTTTTTATATATAGCTGATTTCTTAGAAGGGATAGTTGATTCCTTTAGTATGGTGTCTTTTTGTCTATCCCTGGGTTTGGAGGGTACAAGTCTTAGAATTGTTCTAGTGCTTGTATTTCTAAGGGGTGAATAATTGTGTAgacttatttctttcttagtgGTTTTGCTTTGGATTTATTTCTATAGTATCCCTCAGGAAGTTTTGCGTTTTTCTGAATGTTGTTAGCATTAcatgcagggaagaaaaaaaaaaaaaagagaaaaatatgctCTTCAAAAACAACTGATGTGTGAGAAGACATTTGTGTTTGGTAGAtacaatagaaagaaaactggtTGCCTGGGTTTCAGCTATTTGAATAGTTAAATACTATATTTTGGtaggtaaatatttaaatggtaCACTGAAGGCATaattaaattacatatattaatttgattatttttttgaaggaaaaagtaaattaaaactgacCGGTTTGGAtctaaaataaatggaaaataggTTAATTTTTAGAAGCTCTTTGTGACAGATAATGGTGCCTGTATCTGTACTGGAAAAGGTTGAGTAAGCTAATAGGGCCTGAGTTTCAGGGTGACTCGTAGCCCTGAAAagttttcaagtattttgaTGCCTGTTACAGATGAATTAACCCTGTTGTTTTATCCACTTCCTATGATAAAAGCTAAAAGAGATCAGACCCTCAACAAAGTTATATTCTATAAGTGGTAAAGGAATAAGTTTTGCTATTTGTaatatcattttcttctatttagtgtgccttgtttttttctatgtcttgttaaaatactcccccaggattatgggtgaggtcttaagtttttcttttaatttgtattaggTACAAATGTTGCTTAAAGGTTATCTTTCATTAAGTTGTCctgctcactgattgtttgaattggctcCCTGTCGAAGTGGTCACTTCAGCTATTACTGCGGATTGTATCTTGCCGCGCTGGGTAGGggtctgaaatataaatttgtagttcagttaattagcagtagtgTGGACTCATTGCACTGagactgcagaaactgagggaagatgtgtgtaaccttaacaaCTGATTGTcttggaaactgctgttgtcacaaaacattgtaggatactgggttttatgaatgtttgtctgtataccaaatcactctgaatgtgctgagtttgattcttgaaataagcccaaattgtttgtgcttgtctatgattttttttaaactgaatttttcttcaaagagctaaaacctgtgttaatgctatgggatttggagtagtcttagtgtttattgtttactcGCTATATACCCAGTGgacattgtcagaagtattggtagaatataaaaagaattgtttgtatgtctcAGTATAAACCttgtttaataagaagtaaaattctctttctgttaattttaatttttccctgtaaCAGTGCCGTGGTGCCTCTAAAGAACCACTGGGTGTCGCCCCAAGCCAGCCCAAGCACCGGGACAAGGCGCAGTCCAGAGCCAGCCCGCGCGCCGCGGCGGCAGAGCGGGCTCCGACAGGTGCACGACCCCGTAGGAGCTTATGAGGGGGTGTTGAGGTGgcgaggcagaggaaggaaaggaggatccagcaaACCGTGCGACAGAGAGTTTATTAACTTAACTCTGAGCCATTTCTGGACCCAGATTTCGAATTaacacagggttttaaggggaccagagaagggggagaagggggtgggGTTGGCCGCCTCCAGCCAATGGTTTACAGTCTCTAGGgagaacagagggggaaaagggtgcTTCGGACCAATtaaagagaactgggaggggaaaactcaaggcgggaaagataactGACAATTAACCGAAGGGAACAGGTGCAGACACCTCGTGATAgaggagaggaacaaaggaatattaattagggggggaaGGTAGGGATACATAGAACTGGACTTTTACAGACAAACAATAAATTCAAAAACAtgcactgccacatctcccccttttctttgAATTAAGATGAAAAAGGCTGCGGCGGGTCAGGAAGGTATTCGGACTCCGGATAGTCTTCGGAGCCTTCTAAGTCCATTTCTTCAGGGTCAACTGACACCGCCGTGTAATTAACTTctggagagggggaagaagTGGCACTGGAAATCAATTTAAACATCATCTTTCTAATTAGTCCGAAGGCCACCAGGATTAATAAAATGATGAacataaataacaaaatggtCCTCAGAATGGATCCTACCCATCCAGAGAGCCCCCAGCCACTGAAGATGTTATTTAACCAGTCcgatgtttctttttttatctgccCGACCATATCTTGCATCTGCCGCAAGATCTGCTTGGTGTCCTCGGCCCGGCTCGACAAGttaaaacaacatagaccctcGAACTCCTCACAGGTATGCCCGTGGAGGAGCAAGAGGTAATCTATGGCCGCCCGATTTTGGAGGGTGGCTTGCCTCGTTAGATCCTCATCTTGCAGGAGGTTATATAGGGCCTTGGAAGTCATCTTTGACTGTTTGGCCACCCAACACTCTAGATGAGCCAATTCCCCCATATTTTTGGCAATGGAAACCCAGGGGGAAAATATAGTAACTGCGACTCCTTTAGACTTACTCCAATGTACAATTTCCGAATCACAGTTTGGGTCCAAATTCTTCAAATCTCTTTTAGAAATAGCCGATTTATGTGCACCGTTTTTCTTTTGCTCCCAGTCCATAATTTGAGTTTTGTTAGGTGAAAACAGTCCCAATTTCCCTAAGGTGCACGGACCTCCTGAAAGGTGagaggggatgcctgcccaAGCATGGGTCCCGCAAATCAGAAAAACACCTTTTGGCAATTTTTTGGGGTGATTGTAAACTTGGGGGGGGAGTGCTCCTTTAGCCATGCCCTCACACCACGATCTGGCGTGATATAAGGAATTGGACTGAACCACATGTTTTGTCTTGGGGTTAAGGGCATTTGCCTCATTGGTGAAGTGGATGCAAAACCGGGCTTTGGCTGAACCAAGGAGTTCCATCTCCTGGGGTTCATCTTTTGAATTCTCTAAGCggaaaaagaaattcctccAACTAATAAAAGGACTAACACGGGGCCTGGTTTTATCTAAACGGCGGGCATAATAAAGCTATCTTTCGGGCAATTCATGTTTTTGAAaagggatccccacgaggcaggagGAGATCGGGTCCGAGGCACTGGCCTGGTTTAGGCAGATGTGATCCTGGCCTAAGGACCGCGCCAGCGTGGTCCACACATTTGCAGCGGGCTGTGGCACAAGCCA containing:
- the LOC134552536 gene encoding uncharacterized protein LOC134552536 isoform X1, whose product is MELLGSAKARFCIHFTNEANALNPKTKHVVQSNSLYHARSWCEGMAKGALPPQVYNHPKKLPKGVFLICGTHAWAGIPSHLSGGPCTLGKLGLFSPNKTQIMDWEQKKNGAHKSAISKRDLKNLDPNCDSEIVHWSKSKGVAVTIFSPWVSIAKNMGELAHLECWVAKQSKMTSKALYNLLQDEDLTRQATLQNRAAIDYLLLLHGHTCEEFEGLCCFNLSSRAEDTKQILRQMQDMVGQIKKETSDWLNNIFSGWGLSGWVGSILRTILLFMFIILLILVAFGLIRKMMFKLISSATSSPSPEVNYTAVSVDPEEMDLEGSEDYPESEYLPDPPQPFSS